One stretch of Orcinus orca chromosome 15, mOrcOrc1.1, whole genome shotgun sequence DNA includes these proteins:
- the RNFT2 gene encoding RING finger and transmembrane domain-containing protein 2 isoform X4 yields the protein MPLERKKRERPAFSGIQWSHPHLNAHLRCRQHGVLKSLWFLTVNQVLRKMQRRHSSNTDNVPPERNRSQALSSEASVDEGGVFESLKAEAASPPALFSGLSGLPTGSLPATPFPSSLVLGAAAGGGDVFLQMPTSREEGGGRGEGGAYHHRQPHHHFHHGGHRGGSLLQHVGGDHRAHSDEAGDEQPGTPAPALSELKAVICWLQKGLPFILILLAKVCFQHKLGIAVCIGMASTFAYANSTLREQVSLKEKRSVLVILWILAFLAGNTLYVLYTFSSQQLYNSLIFLKPNLETLDFFDLLWIVGIADFVLKYITIALKCLVVALPKIILAVKSKIHVTAFGPQPDNPGYAPRAKSLNLIVSSNTLFPDEVTFTASRVWDLVSLGGHFFTYPVLWLKEG from the exons ATGCctttggagaggaagaagagggagaggcctGCTTTCTCTGGAATCCAGTGGTCACATCCCCACCTGAATGCCCACCTCAGGTGTCGTCAACATGGAGTTCTGAAGTCCCTGTGGTTCCTCACAGTGAACCAG GTCTTAAGGAAAATGCAGAGACGCCACAGCAGCAACACGGATAACGTTCCACCTGAAAG AAATCGCAGTCAAGCGCTCAGCTCTGAGGCGAGTGTGGACGAAGGCGGAGTCTTTGAGAGTCTGAAGGCAGAAGCGGCCTCCCCGCCAGCGCTCTTCTCCGGCTTATCGGGCCTCCCGACAGGCAGCCTCCCCGCCACCCCTTTCCCGTCCAGCCTGGTGCTGGGGGCCGCGGCGGGCGGCGGGGACGTGTTTCTCCAGATGCCCACATCCAGGGAGGAAGGTGGGGGCCGCGGTGAGGGGGGCGCCTACCACCACCGCCAGCCCCACCACCACTTCCACCACGGCGGCCACCGCGGGGGCTCCCTGCTGCAGCACGTGGGCGGGGACCACCGCGCGCACTCCGACGAGGCCGGCGACGAGCAGCCGGGGACGCCCGCCCCAGCCCTGTCCGAGCTGAAGGCCGTGATCTGCTGGCTCCAGAAAGGGCTGCCCTTCATCCTCATCCTGCTGGCCAAAGTGTGCTTCCAACATAAGCTCG GCATTGCTGTGTGCATCGGGATGGCCAGCACCTTCGCCTATGCCAACTCCACGCTCCGGGAGCAGGTCTCTCTAAAG GAGAAGAGGTCGGTGCTGGTCATTTTGTGGATCTTAGCCTTTCTGGCGGGGAACACCCTGTATGTGCTCTACACGTTCAGTTCCCAGCAGCTGTATAACAG CCTCATATTCCTGAAGCCCAACCTGGAGACGCTGGACTTCTTTGACTTGCTGTGGATCGTGGGCATCGCAGACTTTGTGCTCAAGTACATCACCATCGCCCTCAAGTGCCTTGTCGTGGCCCTGCCCAAGATCATCCTGGCCGTCAAGTCCAAG ATACATGTGACTGCATTTGGGCCCCAGCCAGACAATCCAGGATACGCTCCCCGTGCCAAGAGCCTTAACTTAATTGTGTCTTCAAATACCCTTTTTCCAGATGAGGTCACATTCACAGCTTCCAGGGTTTGGGACCTGGtatctttgggtggccatttttTCACGTACCCTGTACTGTGGCTGAAAGAGGGGTGA